From Rhizobium sp. NZLR1, a single genomic window includes:
- a CDS encoding flagellar basal body P-ring protein FlgI, which produces MKLFFRFLTLVAVFAMSLADVAPAWALTSRIKDIASLQAGRDNQLIGYGLIVGLQGTGDGFRASPFTEQSMRAMLQNLGISTQGGQSNAKNTAAVMVTANLPPFASPGSRIDVTVSSLGDATSLRGGTLVMTSLSGADGQIYAVAQGAAIVSGFQAQGQAATVTEGVTTAGRVPGGAIIERELPSRFKDSVNLVLQLRNPDFSTAIRIADIVNGYASARFGGPVAEAKDSQEVVIQKPRTADLTRLMADLENLIVETDTPAKVVINERTGTIVIGSDVRVSPVAVSYGTLTVQVTETPQIIQPEPFSQGRTAVQPQTDIAAEQTGGRVAIIDGPDLRTLVAGLNNIGVKPDGIIAILQGIKSAGALQAELVLQ; this is translated from the coding sequence ATGAAATTGTTCTTCCGTTTCTTGACCCTTGTCGCGGTCTTCGCCATGAGCCTGGCCGACGTCGCGCCCGCCTGGGCGCTGACCTCCCGCATCAAGGATATCGCTTCGCTTCAGGCCGGCCGTGACAACCAGCTGATCGGTTATGGCCTGATCGTCGGTCTGCAGGGAACCGGCGACGGCTTCCGTGCCTCGCCTTTCACCGAGCAGTCGATGCGGGCGATGCTGCAGAATCTCGGCATCTCGACTCAGGGCGGCCAGTCCAACGCCAAGAACACGGCGGCCGTCATGGTCACCGCCAACCTGCCGCCCTTCGCTAGCCCCGGCAGCCGCATCGACGTGACGGTGAGTTCGCTCGGCGATGCGACGTCGCTGCGCGGCGGCACGCTCGTCATGACCTCGCTTTCCGGCGCCGACGGCCAGATCTATGCCGTCGCGCAGGGCGCCGCCATCGTTTCCGGATTTCAGGCGCAGGGCCAGGCCGCAACGGTGACCGAAGGCGTGACGACCGCCGGCCGCGTGCCCGGCGGCGCGATCATCGAACGCGAACTTCCGTCGCGCTTCAAGGACTCGGTCAATCTCGTCCTGCAGCTGCGCAACCCCGACTTCTCGACGGCAATCCGCATCGCCGACATCGTCAACGGTTATGCCTCGGCACGCTTCGGCGGCCCGGTCGCCGAAGCCAAGGATTCGCAGGAAGTGGTGATCCAGAAGCCGCGCACGGCCGATCTCACCCGGCTGATGGCCGACCTCGAAAATCTCATCGTCGAAACCGATACGCCGGCCAAGGTGGTCATCAACGAGCGCACCGGAACGATCGTCATCGGCTCGGACGTCCGCGTTTCGCCGGTTGCAGTCAGCTACGGCACACTGACGGTTCAGGTTACCGAGACGCCGCAGATCATCCAGCCCGAACCTTTCTCGCAGGGCCGGACCGCCGTCCAGCCGCAGACCGATATCGCGGCTGAGCAGACCGGCGGGCGCGTCGCCATCATCGACGGTCCCGACCTCAGGACCCTCGTCGCCGGTCTCAACAATATCGGCGTGAAGCCGGATGGCATCATCGCCATTCTCCAGGGCATCAAGTCGGCAGGCGCCCTGCAGGCGGAGCTTGTGCTGCAATGA
- a CDS encoding MotE family protein: MIKFINPDMTVLQLLRRLALPAAGLVLLSIPGAFAQEHAPAGDIISQDEVKQFCTNIADPARDQRYLLQKQELEKLRADIDARMAEMDKRKAEYQDWLKRRDDFLKQAEAGLTEIYKKMKPDVAALQLQDMKIEVASAVIMRLGPRQSSLILNEMDAKKAAAIASVIASASDPNTSKDPS, encoded by the coding sequence ATGATAAAGTTCATCAACCCTGACATGACGGTCCTGCAATTGCTGCGCCGGCTGGCGCTGCCCGCAGCAGGCCTCGTCCTTCTGTCGATCCCGGGCGCCTTCGCGCAGGAGCATGCGCCGGCGGGAGACATCATCTCCCAGGACGAGGTCAAGCAGTTCTGCACCAACATCGCCGACCCCGCCCGCGACCAGCGTTACCTCCTGCAGAAGCAGGAGCTGGAAAAGCTTCGCGCCGACATCGACGCCCGCATGGCGGAAATGGATAAACGCAAGGCCGAATACCAGGACTGGCTGAAGCGGCGCGACGATTTCCTGAAGCAGGCTGAAGCCGGCCTCACTGAGATCTATAAGAAGATGAAGCCGGATGTGGCCGCACTCCAGCTGCAGGATATGAAGATCGAGGTGGCCTCCGCCGTGATCATGCGGCTCGGACCGCGTCAGTCGAGCCTCATCCTCAACGAGATGGACGCGAAGAAGGCCGCGGCCATCGCCAGCGTCATCGCCAGTGCGTCCGATCCCAATACGTCGAAGGATCCTTCATGA
- the flgH gene encoding flagellar basal body L-ring protein FlgH — protein sequence MNMRLPAAIAALALLAGCQSPTAVSEIGRAPAMSPIGSGLAYGQTPQMALYPKQPRAVAQGYSLWSDSQAALFKDARALNVGDILTVDIQINDKGSFDNETNRSRKNSSGMNWDVNAQIFGWTPESKTDLTYGSDTSTDGKGKIERTDKLTLLVAAVVTGILENGNLVISGSQEVRLNQELRILNVAGIVRPQDVNAENQISYDKIAEARISYGGRGRLMEVQQPPRGQQAVDLFSPL from the coding sequence ATGAATATGCGTCTCCCGGCCGCGATTGCCGCCCTCGCACTCCTTGCGGGTTGCCAGTCTCCGACGGCAGTCAGCGAGATCGGCCGTGCGCCCGCCATGAGCCCGATCGGCAGCGGCCTTGCCTACGGCCAGACGCCGCAGATGGCGCTTTATCCGAAGCAGCCGCGCGCTGTGGCGCAGGGTTATTCGCTGTGGAGCGATTCACAGGCGGCGCTCTTCAAGGATGCACGCGCGCTCAACGTCGGCGACATCCTGACCGTCGACATTCAGATCAACGACAAGGGTTCTTTCGACAACGAGACCAACCGCAGCCGCAAGAATTCGAGCGGCATGAACTGGGACGTCAACGCCCAGATCTTCGGCTGGACGCCTGAGTCCAAGACCGACCTGACCTATGGCTCCGACACCAGCACCGACGGCAAGGGCAAGATCGAGCGCACCGACAAGCTGACGTTGCTGGTCGCCGCCGTCGTCACCGGCATTCTCGAAAACGGCAACCTCGTCATATCGGGCTCGCAGGAAGTCCGATTGAACCAGGAACTGCGTATCCTGAACGTCGCCGGTATCGTTCGTCCGCAGGACGTCAATGCCGAAAACCAGATCTCCTACGACAAGATCGCCGAAGCCCGCATCTCCTACGGTGGCCGCGGCCGCCTGATGGAAGTGCAGCAGCCTCCGCGCGGCCAGCAGGCCGTCGATCTTTTCTCGCCGCTTTGA
- a CDS encoding flagellar basal body-associated FliL family protein — protein sequence MAEPDASADQSKKKSGTLMTIIGVAVLTLLGAGGGWAVGTIVAPNIKGAKEAEQAKDAEAKKKGEEGLAHISTEANNVVQLEPITSNLAYPSENWVRLEVALLFNGPPDVKVSEDIHQDILAYIRTVSLQQIEGPRGFQYLKDDIQERVDLRSQGRVSKVMFRTFVIE from the coding sequence ATGGCAGAGCCAGACGCAAGCGCAGATCAATCAAAGAAGAAATCCGGCACGCTGATGACGATCATCGGCGTCGCCGTCCTGACGCTGCTCGGCGCCGGTGGCGGCTGGGCGGTCGGCACGATCGTCGCGCCCAACATCAAGGGCGCCAAGGAGGCCGAGCAGGCCAAGGACGCCGAAGCGAAGAAAAAGGGTGAGGAAGGCCTGGCCCACATCTCCACCGAGGCCAACAACGTCGTCCAGCTCGAGCCGATCACGTCGAATCTCGCTTACCCCTCCGAAAACTGGGTCCGACTTGAGGTCGCGCTGCTCTTCAACGGGCCGCCGGATGTCAAGGTTTCCGAGGATATTCATCAGGATATCCTCGCATATATCAGGACCGTTTCCCTGCAGCAGATCGAGGGGCCGCGGGGCTTTCAATATCTCAAGGATGACATACAGGAACGTGTTGACCTTCGCTCGCAAGGGCGCGTATCGAAGGTCATGTTCAGGACATTTGTCATCGAATGA
- the fliP gene encoding flagellar type III secretion system pore protein FliP (The bacterial flagellar biogenesis protein FliP forms a type III secretion system (T3SS)-type pore required for flagellar assembly.) — MIRLIVFLAAMIAVPELAVAQQLPTNLLNVPVDGSVAAWIIRTFGLLTILSVAPGILIMVTSFPRFIIAFSILRSGMGLSSTPSNMILLSLSLFMTFYVMSPTFDQAWQNGVQPLLANQINETEAVQRIAEPFRTFMSANTRDKDLALFVDLARERGQNIQTTDPIDYRVLIPAFMISEIRRGFEIGFLVVLPFLVIDLIVATITMAMGMMMLPPTSISLPFKILFFVLIDGWNLLVGSLVRSFN; from the coding sequence ATGATTCGTCTCATAGTTTTCCTTGCCGCCATGATAGCGGTACCGGAACTGGCGGTGGCACAGCAGCTGCCGACTAACCTGTTGAACGTGCCGGTCGATGGCTCCGTCGCCGCCTGGATCATCCGCACCTTCGGCCTGCTGACCATTCTTTCGGTCGCGCCGGGCATCCTGATCATGGTGACGAGCTTCCCGCGCTTCATCATCGCCTTCTCGATCCTGCGCTCAGGCATGGGCCTCTCCTCCACGCCCTCCAACATGATCCTTCTGTCGCTGTCGCTGTTCATGACCTTCTACGTCATGTCGCCGACCTTCGATCAGGCCTGGCAGAACGGCGTGCAGCCGCTGCTTGCCAATCAGATCAACGAAACCGAGGCGGTCCAGCGGATCGCCGAACCGTTCCGCACCTTCATGTCGGCCAATACCCGCGACAAGGATCTGGCGCTCTTCGTCGATCTGGCGCGTGAACGCGGACAAAATATCCAGACGACCGATCCGATCGACTACCGTGTGCTGATCCCGGCCTTCATGATTTCCGAGATTCGCCGCGGCTTCGAGATCGGCTTCCTCGTCGTCCTGCCGTTCCTCGTCATCGACCTGATCGTCGCTACCATCACCATGGCGATGGGCATGATGATGCTGCCGCCGACCTCGATCTCGCTGCCGTTCAAAATTCTCTTCTTCGTGCTGATCGACGGCTGGAACCTGCTTGTCGGCAGCCTGGTGCGCTCATTCAACTGA
- a CDS encoding glycosyl transferase — protein MNSKVSFSAASKDYQMGRYTQSLATLNQLMDIQQDAKTYALLAKNLVQLGFKADAAKAYGLAGNCEGPNAYEYQKQAAKLHYETGNEDEALLIAMRNLAKAQEDAELAFIITAIYLKRQQRDIIRPFKTVLSESMNPDHMRLAALLLSDDLNDATNQKLARNLFKRFPGNHAFRFLHLVFAREFNEFEEAAKHQAVIDAALAKGDIEILRKDNPFYHLHWCGNEDFNRYATIGTTPLNHERVTFRRNQPHIWSDKIRIGYMSSDFWDRHATMKLLQRILELHDKDRFEVTLFCHTGPEYLKHNDTDRSRWGRIVTVHGFSDRAMLETVRAHNIDIMVDLKGHTSGSRATAFNLPLAPVHVGWLGFPGSTVNIDLDYVIGDHSVLPEVAKPFYHEKFCRLPESYQPNDPMHRPKPRAVTREQLGLPEDAFIFASFNGNRKITPEVIDSWCRILKRAPNSVLWLMANSPRNQANLLKQFQAAAISPKRIIFCPRAPYEQHIDRQQAADLGIDTFPVNGHTTTSEQLWGGLPVLTVKGTNFASRVSESLLRAIDLPDLVASDLQDYEDMAVELAENPGRIAEYKAHLKEKRYIAPLFDAERFCDHLEQAYEIIAARAKQGLAPDHMDIAALPPRTAPFAAE, from the coding sequence TTGAACAGCAAAGTTTCGTTCTCTGCGGCATCCAAGGATTACCAGATGGGCCGCTACACACAGTCCCTGGCGACGCTCAACCAGTTGATGGATATCCAGCAGGACGCCAAGACCTATGCGCTGCTGGCCAAGAACCTCGTGCAGCTCGGATTCAAGGCCGACGCCGCGAAAGCCTATGGCCTGGCCGGCAACTGCGAAGGACCGAACGCCTACGAATACCAGAAACAGGCCGCCAAGCTGCATTACGAGACTGGCAACGAGGACGAAGCGCTGCTGATCGCCATGCGCAACCTTGCCAAAGCGCAGGAAGATGCCGAACTCGCTTTCATCATCACCGCGATCTATCTGAAGCGCCAGCAGCGCGATATCATCCGTCCGTTCAAGACGGTGCTGTCGGAAAGCATGAATCCCGACCACATGCGTCTGGCGGCCCTGCTGCTCAGCGACGATCTCAACGATGCAACCAACCAGAAGCTGGCGCGCAACCTCTTCAAGCGTTTTCCAGGCAATCACGCCTTCCGCTTTCTCCACCTTGTTTTCGCCCGCGAATTCAACGAATTCGAAGAGGCAGCCAAGCATCAGGCGGTGATCGACGCGGCCCTTGCGAAAGGCGATATCGAGATCCTGCGCAAAGACAACCCGTTCTATCACCTGCACTGGTGCGGCAACGAGGACTTCAACCGCTATGCGACGATCGGCACCACACCTCTCAACCACGAACGGGTGACCTTCCGCCGCAACCAGCCGCACATCTGGTCGGACAAGATCCGCATCGGCTACATGTCGTCGGACTTCTGGGACCGGCACGCGACGATGAAGCTGCTGCAACGCATCCTCGAACTGCACGACAAGGATCGGTTCGAGGTGACGCTCTTCTGCCATACAGGCCCGGAATACCTAAAGCACAACGACACCGATCGCAGCCGTTGGGGCAGGATCGTCACCGTTCACGGCTTCTCCGACCGGGCGATGCTGGAAACGGTGCGCGCGCATAATATCGACATCATGGTCGACCTGAAGGGTCATACATCAGGCAGCCGCGCGACTGCTTTCAACCTGCCGCTGGCGCCGGTACATGTCGGCTGGCTCGGTTTTCCCGGCAGCACCGTCAATATCGACCTGGACTATGTCATCGGCGACCATTCGGTGTTGCCCGAGGTGGCCAAGCCTTTCTATCACGAAAAATTCTGCCGACTGCCGGAAAGCTACCAGCCGAACGATCCGATGCATCGTCCGAAGCCGCGCGCCGTCACCCGTGAGCAGCTCGGCCTGCCGGAAGATGCCTTCATCTTCGCCTCCTTCAACGGCAACCGCAAGATTACGCCTGAGGTAATCGACAGCTGGTGCCGCATTCTCAAGCGCGCGCCGAACAGCGTGCTCTGGCTGATGGCGAATTCGCCGCGCAACCAGGCAAATCTCTTGAAGCAGTTCCAGGCGGCAGCCATTTCGCCCAAGCGGATCATCTTCTGCCCTCGCGCTCCCTACGAACAGCACATCGACCGTCAGCAGGCGGCCGACCTCGGCATCGACACCTTCCCCGTCAACGGCCACACGACCACCTCGGAGCAGCTCTGGGGCGGCCTGCCGGTTCTGACCGTCAAAGGCACCAACTTCGCCTCACGCGTCAGCGAGAGCCTGCTGCGGGCCATCGACCTACCCGACCTCGTCGCAAGCGACCTGCAGGACTACGAGGATATGGCCGTGGAACTGGCCGAGAATCCCGGGCGGATCGCCGAATACAAGGCACATCTCAAGGAGAAGCGCTATATTGCGCCGCTCTTCGATGCCGAACGGTTCTGCGACCATCTGGAGCAGGCCTATGAAATCATAGCCGCGCGCGCCAAGCAGGGTCTCGCACCCGACCACATGGACATCGCGGCGCTGCCGCCGCGCACCGCGCCGTTCGCCGCGGAGTGA
- a CDS encoding flagellin yields the protein MTSINTNTSAQAALQTLRSVNQGLNQTQNHVSSGYRVEKASDNAAYWSIATTMRSDNKALSAVSDALGVGAAKVDTAYTAMDSAIDVVGDIKAKLVAATENGVDKAKVQEEIGQLQQQLLSIAQSASFNGENWVAGADGTKSVVSSFVRDGSNAVSVTTTDYVLDDSSAGNVMFGMSGGSVETSTGILGTSNGATGSIYAMDITSFTAGQIQSALTNVESALKSMTSAGAALGSLSKRIDNQDTFVSALSDSIDSGIGRLVDANMEEESSKLSALQTQQQLAIQSLSIANSSSQNILSLFR from the coding sequence ATGACAAGCATTAACACGAACACTTCCGCACAGGCCGCTCTCCAGACGCTGCGTAGCGTCAACCAGGGCCTCAACCAGACGCAGAACCACGTTTCGTCGGGCTATCGCGTTGAAAAGGCTTCTGACAACGCTGCTTACTGGTCGATCGCAACGACCATGCGGTCGGACAACAAGGCACTCTCCGCTGTTTCCGACGCCCTCGGCGTTGGCGCTGCGAAGGTCGACACCGCTTACACCGCCATGGACAGCGCCATCGACGTCGTCGGCGACATCAAGGCCAAGCTGGTTGCCGCCACTGAAAACGGCGTCGACAAGGCCAAGGTTCAGGAAGAAATCGGTCAGCTGCAGCAGCAGCTCCTCAGCATCGCCCAGTCGGCTTCCTTCAATGGCGAAAACTGGGTTGCCGGCGCTGACGGCACGAAGAGCGTCGTATCCTCCTTCGTCCGCGACGGCTCCAACGCCGTTTCGGTAACCACGACCGACTACGTTCTCGACGACAGCAGCGCGGGCAACGTAATGTTCGGCATGAGCGGCGGTTCGGTCGAAACCTCCACCGGTATCCTCGGTACTTCGAATGGTGCGACCGGCTCGATCTACGCGATGGACATCACCAGCTTCACCGCCGGCCAGATCCAGTCGGCTCTGACGAACGTCGAATCGGCTCTGAAGTCGATGACCAGCGCCGGCGCTGCTCTCGGCTCGCTCTCCAAGCGCATCGACAATCAGGACACCTTCGTGTCCGCGCTCAGCGATTCGATCGACTCCGGTATCGGCCGTCTGGTCGATGCCAACATGGAAGAAGAATCCTCCAAGCTCAGCGCCTTGCAGACCCAGCAGCAGCTGGCGATCCAGTCGCTGTCGATCGCGAATTCCTCTTCGCAGAACATCCTGTCGCTGTTCCGCTAA
- a CDS encoding flagellin: protein MTSINTNNAAMAALQTLRGINQGLQTTQAHVSSGYRVGKASDNAAYWSIATTMRSDNKALSAVSDALGLGAAKVDTAYSAMDSAIDVVGDIKAKLVAATENGVDKAKVQEEISQLQQQLMSVAQSASFSGENWVAGASGTKNVVASFVRDGSNAVSVVMTDYVLDDSSVGNVLFGMSGGAVETSTGILGTSNGATGSVYAMDITNFTLGEIQSALTNVESALKSMTSAGAALGSVSKRIELQENFVSALSDSIDSGVGRLVDADMEEESSKLSALQTQQQLAVQSLSIANSSSQTILTLFRG, encoded by the coding sequence ATGACGAGCATCAACACCAATAACGCTGCAATGGCAGCCCTCCAGACTCTCCGTGGCATCAACCAGGGTCTCCAGACAACCCAGGCTCACGTTTCGTCCGGCTATCGCGTCGGCAAGGCTTCCGACAACGCTGCTTACTGGTCCATCGCAACGACCATGCGTTCGGACAACAAAGCTCTCTCGGCTGTTTCCGACGCTCTCGGCCTCGGCGCCGCTAAGGTCGACACCGCTTATTCCGCCATGGACAGCGCCATCGACGTCGTCGGCGACATCAAGGCCAAACTGGTTGCCGCCACTGAAAACGGCGTCGACAAGGCCAAGGTCCAGGAAGAAATCAGCCAGCTGCAGCAGCAGCTGATGAGCGTCGCTCAGTCGGCTTCCTTCTCGGGTGAAAACTGGGTGGCCGGCGCTTCCGGCACCAAGAATGTCGTTGCCTCCTTCGTCCGTGACGGCTCCAACGCCGTGTCGGTCGTGATGACCGACTATGTGCTCGACGATAGCAGCGTGGGCAACGTTCTGTTCGGCATGAGCGGCGGGGCAGTCGAAACCTCCACGGGTATTCTCGGCACGTCGAATGGCGCGACCGGTTCTGTCTACGCGATGGACATCACCAACTTCACCCTCGGCGAGATCCAGTCGGCTCTGACGAACGTTGAATCGGCTCTGAAGTCCATGACCAGCGCCGGCGCTGCTCTCGGCTCGGTCTCCAAGCGCATCGAACTGCAGGAAAACTTCGTGTCCGCACTCAGCGACTCGATCGACTCCGGTGTCGGCCGCCTCGTCGACGCCGACATGGAAGAAGAATCCTCCAAGCTCAGCGCTCTGCAGACCCAGCAGCAGCTGGCCGTGCAATCGCTGTCGATCGCGAACTCCTCTTCGCAGACGATCCTCACGCTGTTCCGCGGCTAA
- a CDS encoding flagellin gives MTSILTNVAAMAALQTLRGINDGLEATQNRVSSGYRVEKAADNAAYWSIATTMRSDNKALSAVSDALGLGAAKVDTAYSAMDSAIDIISEIKAKIVAATEKGVDKTKVQEEIGQLQQQLLSIAQSASFSGENWVAGADGTKSVVSTFVRDGSGNVSVKTTDYILDTSSMGNVLFGMTSTGTIDTSSGIIGTSYGTIGSIYSMDISTFGSPEISMALTSIEAGLDAMTKAASQLGSISTRIELQENFVGALSDSIDSGVGRLVDANMEEESSKLTALQTQQQLAIQSLSIANSSAQNILTLFRS, from the coding sequence ATGACCAGCATTTTGACCAACGTCGCGGCCATGGCCGCGCTTCAGACACTCCGCGGAATCAATGACGGCCTTGAGGCTACGCAGAATCGCGTATCATCGGGCTACCGCGTCGAAAAGGCAGCCGACAACGCGGCTTACTGGTCGATCGCAACGACGATGCGTTCGGACAACAAGGCACTCTCCGCCGTCTCCGACGCCCTCGGCCTCGGCGCCGCCAAGGTCGACACCGCTTACTCTGCCATGGACAGCGCCATCGACATCATCAGCGAAATCAAGGCGAAGATCGTCGCCGCGACCGAAAAGGGCGTCGACAAGACCAAGGTCCAGGAAGAAATCGGCCAGCTGCAACAGCAGCTCCTGAGCATCGCGCAGTCGGCTTCCTTCTCCGGTGAAAACTGGGTTGCTGGTGCTGACGGCACCAAGAGCGTCGTTTCTACTTTCGTGCGCGATGGCAGCGGCAATGTCTCAGTCAAGACGACCGATTACATCCTGGACACGAGCTCCATGGGCAACGTTCTCTTCGGCATGACCTCGACTGGCACGATCGACACGAGCTCCGGCATTATCGGCACATCATACGGCACTATCGGCTCGATCTACTCGATGGACATCAGCACCTTCGGTTCGCCTGAGATTTCCATGGCCCTGACCTCGATCGAGGCTGGCCTGGATGCCATGACCAAGGCTGCCTCGCAGCTCGGCTCTATTTCCACGCGCATCGAACTGCAGGAAAACTTCGTTGGAGCACTCAGTGATTCGATTGACTCGGGTGTCGGCCGCCTCGTTGACGCCAATATGGAAGAGGAATCGAGCAAGCTGACGGCCTTGCAAACGCAGCAGCAACTGGCTATCCAGTCGCTGTCGATCGCCAACTCCAGCGCGCAGAACATCCTCACGCTGTTCCGCAGCTAA
- a CDS encoding flagellin, protein MTVKITSAAAVNALAVLRSINKEAGQTQQQVSSGYRIETAADDASYWSVATVMRSDSTNLGTIGDALGLGAAKVDATYTAMNSAIDLMGQIRAKLVSAKEPGTDKDKINAEISEYKQQLQTVVESTSFAGENWLLNGNTTAPPTWSVISSFVRAPTGEYQARTIDFPSSQTILIDENNASGGLFTKAVDANAINNNGATARNYYLLNANSATPTTGTEIAIGQNTTDAQLTDMLDVTDSLLSSLTTTAASIGVMKTRIDDQIDYTADLADSIDKSVGALVDTDMDEASIRQKAIETQKQMAVEAISILNTASSKILILLE, encoded by the coding sequence ATGACCGTTAAGATTACCAGCGCGGCCGCGGTGAATGCGCTTGCGGTGCTGCGCAGCATCAACAAAGAAGCCGGCCAGACCCAGCAGCAAGTGTCCTCGGGATATCGTATCGAGACGGCCGCCGACGATGCGTCCTACTGGTCGGTTGCGACCGTCATGCGCTCGGACAGCACCAATCTCGGGACGATCGGGGATGCGCTCGGTCTCGGCGCGGCCAAGGTGGACGCGACCTACACGGCGATGAATTCGGCGATCGATCTCATGGGCCAGATTCGTGCCAAGCTTGTGTCGGCGAAAGAGCCGGGCACCGACAAGGACAAGATCAACGCCGAGATCAGCGAATACAAACAGCAACTGCAGACGGTCGTTGAATCGACCTCGTTTGCGGGCGAGAACTGGCTGCTGAACGGCAATACCACGGCGCCCCCGACATGGTCGGTCATCTCAAGCTTCGTGCGCGCTCCGACCGGCGAATATCAGGCCCGGACCATCGATTTCCCGTCGTCGCAGACCATCCTCATCGACGAGAACAATGCGAGCGGTGGCCTGTTCACCAAGGCGGTCGACGCCAATGCGATCAACAACAACGGCGCGACGGCGCGCAACTACTATCTGCTGAACGCCAACTCGGCCACGCCGACGACAGGGACGGAAATTGCGATCGGCCAGAATACGACCGATGCGCAACTCACCGATATGCTTGATGTGACCGACTCGCTGCTCTCCTCGCTGACGACGACGGCTGCTTCGATCGGCGTGATGAAGACGCGTATCGACGATCAGATAGATTACACTGCCGATCTCGCCGATTCGATCGACAAGAGCGTCGGTGCGCTCGTCGATACCGACATGGACGAGGCTTCGATCCGGCAGAAGGCGATCGAAACCCAGAAGCAGATGGCTGTCGAAGCAATCTCGATCCTCAACACGGCTTCGAGCAAGATTCTGATTCTGCTGGAATAA
- a CDS encoding MotB family protein: MSEGENHHHGKNEIIIVKRHGGGDHDGAHGGAWKIAYADFMTAMMAFFLVMWLVNAANEETKASVATYFNPIKLSDEKPTEKGLKKPVDNAEGEEKQEKSKQKEENPNDGKSAADGDDQTSTSGDQTNYSEADFFENPYSVLAEIAQEVGQQANVSAKGDGGAADSGPATGADGGEAYRDPFDPDFWTKQVEVTTAGKSTPPGKNDEQAAESGTTEIAKVEDMKPMPLTTDQKATGQEPKETKTAAETKDGKAPGDKKSGDKKAGDKKAEAQKDADHRKDADKSAAETEQQQKEAEQLQEQIAQQIGGVAGKLAEGLTVTASEGGLLVSISDQNDDSMFNIGSAVPRQEMVLAMEKIGAILKERGGAVAIRGHTDGRPYKGGQNENWRLSMDRAQSAYYMLVRGGFDEKRISQVSGFADRRLKLPSDPFNATNRRIEILVQADQG, translated from the coding sequence ATGAGCGAAGGCGAAAACCACCACCACGGCAAGAACGAGATCATCATCGTCAAGAGACATGGCGGCGGTGATCACGATGGCGCCCATGGCGGTGCGTGGAAAATTGCCTATGCCGACTTCATGACGGCGATGATGGCGTTCTTCCTGGTCATGTGGCTGGTCAATGCCGCCAATGAGGAGACCAAGGCCTCGGTCGCGACCTATTTCAATCCGATCAAGCTCTCCGACGAAAAGCCGACCGAAAAGGGACTGAAGAAGCCCGTCGACAACGCCGAAGGCGAGGAGAAGCAGGAAAAGTCGAAACAGAAGGAAGAAAACCCGAACGACGGCAAATCGGCGGCGGATGGTGACGATCAGACATCGACATCAGGTGACCAGACCAATTATTCCGAGGCCGATTTCTTCGAAAATCCTTATTCGGTTCTCGCCGAAATCGCGCAGGAAGTCGGCCAGCAGGCCAATGTCAGCGCCAAGGGCGATGGCGGTGCCGCCGATTCCGGCCCGGCCACCGGCGCCGATGGCGGCGAGGCCTATCGTGATCCCTTCGATCCAGATTTTTGGACGAAGCAGGTCGAGGTCACGACAGCCGGCAAGTCCACCCCTCCGGGCAAGAACGACGAGCAGGCGGCCGAGAGCGGGACAACCGAGATCGCCAAGGTCGAGGATATGAAGCCGATGCCGCTGACCACCGATCAGAAGGCCACCGGTCAGGAACCCAAGGAAACCAAGACCGCGGCCGAGACCAAGGACGGCAAGGCGCCGGGTGACAAAAAGTCCGGCGACAAGAAGGCTGGCGATAAGAAGGCCGAAGCGCAAAAGGACGCCGATCATCGGAAGGATGCCGACAAGAGCGCGGCAGAGACCGAGCAGCAGCAGAAGGAAGCCGAGCAGCTGCAGGAGCAGATCGCCCAGCAGATCGGCGGCGTTGCCGGCAAGCTTGCCGAAGGCCTGACCGTGACGGCATCCGAAGGCGGATTGCTGGTCAGCATCTCCGACCAGAACGACGATTCGATGTTCAATATCGGTTCTGCGGTTCCACGCCAGGAGATGGTGCTCGCCATGGAAAAGATTGGCGCAATCCTGAAGGAGAGGGGTGGCGCGGTCGCCATCCGCGGCCACACGGACGGGCGCCCGTACAAGGGCGGGCAGAATGAGAACTGGCGGCTTTCGATGGACCGCGCCCAGAGCGCCTATTACATGCTCGTGCGCGGCGGGTTCGACGAGAAGCGCATCTCCCAGGTCTCGGGCTTCGCCGACCGTCGGCTGAAGCTGCCGTCCGACCCGTTCAACGCGACCAACCGCCGGATTGAGATTCTGGTGCAGGCGGATCAAGGATAA